From Bactrocera oleae isolate idBacOlea1 chromosome 4, idBacOlea1, whole genome shotgun sequence:
TCGAAGAAAACTCTCTGTCAAAAGGTTGCAGAAAAACTTCAAATAGAGTGTGATGCCATGAAATTGTGCAGCTAATTTCCATAAGAAGCAAATGAGCAGATTTGTATTCAAACGAAAATTATGGATGCTTGTGCCCTCTGTTAACACGTGTGGAATTTAAACACTATTACCTATATAATATGCGCTTGACACATTTAAATCCTCTGTATTAAGCAATTTCACAATATTATTCATTCGATAATCCCAGGATGGCTTAACAGTGTTCTTTTCCGCTCTTTGTTGATTGACTATGTTCGCCGGCGATGTGACTTCTAAGGATTAAGCAGTTCGTTCATTCAAACAGGCCATTGCAAGAGACTCATACGATTTAAAGTTTGAATCCGAATCGCAGGTCGCCTGACTGCGTGGCCGAACGTTGATTTCATAATGCTTGTTGTGTGTTGGCTTTCGCCGCTTCGTTGTTTACCCTCAACGCTAATTTGCCCTTAACTTAACCTTGTTATCGGCCTAAAAGTGTTGCAGGGGTCTTTAGTATTCCGTTTTCTCATAGATCTACACGTTCATGCGATTCAATTGAACAGAGAAACTTTGTTAACGTGAACATTTGTATAGTTTTTGCATTTGGCCACTTCGGCGAATTTCATTGTGATAACCTCTTAGCCCCAAGTTCGGACTCACTCCGTGCTACTGCTTACTGTACCATAATATGTCTTTACCTCAAGTTGGGCAACTATCAAGAGAAAAGAGGCGGAGAAGGCGAGGTGTTCGCAAGTTATGACTTTCTGTTACGTCTTCACTAGTCCACTCAACAAACCAAATGAGGTAAATTGCAGTGACGGTTATCCAACGGACCAACTTTTAATTACGTCCTCCATGCCGCAACatcaaataaatatgcattgtAAATGCAACCGCAAAACTGTTAGAAGCGCAAATTTGTGAAAACTTTCAAAACTTGTTAATAACGGTAATAACTTAATTATGTCATTAAGTGATTTGCCACAATTTGAACGACTGAACACCCTCGAGCATGCAAATATGAACCAGTTATGAATTGTTCAATATAAAAGGCATACTTTCCATACAAATTATAAACAGATGAAGCGCGAGCATTAAATTAACAAGTTTCAATTTGAATATCACGGGAAACTCATTGGACGTCCGTTCACCAGATTTTACTAAATGAACTTCAGATTTCTTTCGCGTACTTTTCCACTCcgtgattattatttttatgtgccGAAATTGTGCCTCGGTGCACTGGGCTTTTGGCCGCTAAACACGAGTGCGCCGCATGCGTCCAATGTGTGGGCTTGGGGGAATCTCATAATTTTGACTATTGGAGTCTTTACCGAGATCCATGCCGGCTGCTCGGTGCTGAAGACCGATCTGGAACTCGCTTTGGACACACTCTGCCCTGCCGGTACCTCGGCAGTAACATTACTGAAAATGGCTTTGATATATTATTACCGCAAGGATTTGGCATGGGTGCTAAAGCAGCTGCGAGACTTGGTGTATGAGCCCGACGGTGAGCTTTTAACGCTGTGCTAAGTATTGTGATTGTGTGATTATCAAGCTTggtattttaattcttcttttttCACGCACTCTTCTTTGCTCTCAAATTCAATAGTGTCAATAAATACCGTTAAGAAGCATACTGTACGTGCGCACGCCGTTATGGCAGCACGTCTCAACTTCATACCGTTTGTTATGGGCTTCATCACATGCACCTCGTACAATCTGAAGCCGTTGCTAATGACTCTGATACTCTACGTGCAAGGACAAGAGCCCATGTGGAAGCTACCATTCAATATGACGTGAGTGAGGGCATACACGTTTGTCACATGGCATACGAAGCCTCCAGGAGGCGTTTCGATATACATGTGTGGTCGCGGCAGCAACAAGCAGCTACTAAGTAGAGCATCTACGTTTTCTCATTGCAGCATGCCATCATTTCTACTACATGCGCCCTACTTTCCGCTAACCTACATATTCACAGCCTACACGGGCTACATTACGATCTTCATGTACGGCGGCTGCGATGCATTTTATTTCGAATTCTGTTCGAACACAGCGGCCCTGCTCGAGCTGTTGCAGAATGATTTGAAGTCTATCATCAACTTTGGTGAGtcatttcaaaaaatcaatttaggGGAAACACATGCCTTATTGATGTTACAGAGATTTGAAGTAATTATAAATGAGCGATAGCGCTTGAAGaaagaaaaagttataatacccaTACAGCAGCAATgacaatatcttaatttttcagaCAAACTCATCTTAACAACGGAGGAGTCCACCATGCTGGAGTGGCGTTTGGTGCAATTCATCAAGCGCCACAATGATATTATCGAGTTGACGCGCTTCTTCTGCAAACGTTACACTGTCATTACATTGGCGCACTTTGTCTCTGCGGGTATAGTGATTGGAGCAAGCATATTTGACCTTATGACGGTATGTGCGGGCATTTAAGTCTGTTCCAGCGCACATTAACAAACTCAGGCTAAGAGCTTAGACATTTTACTTACTTGACTACGTGCAAGGTCTaagtctttttaattattttccagTTTACTGGCTTCGGCATTGTCATCTACATTGGCTATACCATCGCGGTTTTGGGTCAGCTTTTCATTTACTGCTATGGCGGCAGCATGGTGGCTGAGAGCGTAAATATATTAGCACAATTAATATTACCACCCAGCCAACTTGTTCATTTTGTCaacgtttttttatatttaatatatttttaaaatatttttctaaattaatagCGTTAATTTCTGCCATCCCATTCTGTGTTAAGTAAACAGATTTTATTAAAGCATTCAACATCCCTTTGCAGAGCGTTCAATTGGCCACCGTGGCGTTCGGCTGTGATTGGCATGCTTGCAATCCCAGACTACGTCGCTATGTGCTGATGATAATTATACGCTCGCAGCGCGCAATCAACATGTCGGTGCCATTCTTTGCGCCCTCGCTAGTCACATTCACCTCGGTAAATTGTGCATCATGAAAGTTAAGAGCTCACACCAATTTTTCGACATTGCATTTTGTCTACTCCATAGATACTGCAGACATCCGGTTCAATTATAGCTTTGGCCTCCTCTTTCAAATGAatgataaaatgaaaattgtgaaaaataatgAGCTTAGTCGCTTGTCAATAACTTACAGCGATAATGCTATcgcattaaatttaattcttgTCGCACTGCAGTAGCTGAACTGGGGCAaatattacgtatacgccgtggTGCTTTTtacactattttttatttataattacaaacAACCTGTGGTAATTAGCAGACacagattaaatattatttgtatttgattattattattacacgGATTTTGGTTATGCAACCGTTAGTCAGTAGtgtattaaaagcaaaaacactttacacttaaaacattaaaaacaaatcaaataacTATTCGTAGTAACCGCTGTAGTACATAATTAAAGTTCTTTACAGTAAATCTGAATTTATTATGATgttattattgcaattttttcatttagctTATGCGAATAATTTACAATGAAAATCTTAATATGAAAACCATGCAGATCTCTTTAAGTGTCATTTTTCAACCACTTTTTACATACCAGTAACATATTTGAATGAGTTAATCACTGGAGTAATTATAGGCAATTACTTTTCATtccaattttcattaaaatgttatttaaatttttagcaacCGCTTGCGCTCTAGATTACAAGGCAGCTCTTAACTTTCATTTACTTGCAACACCTGTTTAGCTGTTGCAGCAGATGCGCAGGCCTGCCGGGCGAATGGATGGGATAATTAATGGGCACCCTCTGCCCAAAAGCAAAGCAGGAAATGGACAAATTTAATGGTGATGGTGAGCTGCATATAGAATTGCTTCGAAACCAAATGATGCTCACAAGTATTTGATTCTAATACACATAACtttaaagagagagagagagttgaACGCTAACGAACAAGTTGAAGCAAAAGGATTgaggaaataaatttaaacatttgacAGATGAGGATTtcaatttacttgtatgtttgtatatgtattacaATACAGTTTTCGCTGAACAGTTTGTTTATGCCTCCGCGAAGGGATTGCAGCGCACGGTGGCAAGGTGTACTTGTGACactaaatatgtgtaaattgtGGGCGGTTGTTGCCTCAAATCTATTTTCATGGAATGTCTCATAATTCCGAGCATATTTTTAGTAAACAGATCGTGGCACATTTGCGGTGGCTTGTCTGTAAGCATTAATATAATTACAGACTCAAATGTCAAGTTAAATAAATCAATCACAACCATTATGCGAGCgtttacaacaacatttttttttaattttacatacaaaatCTTGCATGGCTGAGTTTTCGGGCTCGCTCGTGTTGAAATTCATGTCGATGGTGAAGTGCGTACAagcatatgtttgtgtatgtgtgtgttttggtGTAAATAAGCGTAGGCGCGTGTGGGTAGATAACGTGCATGTGTGGCGCATGCGGGAGCAATTTGAATGAACAAATTCTCTGGAGGCGGTGCAAAGTTAATGCAAGAGTAATTGCCATAATGTAAAAGGAGGTGAATATGAAGGATTTAGAAATGaagattaaagaaaatttctatcttaaaataaaaatttgaaagcaaagcCGAGCTCACTATTTAAAGCTTTCATGTCACAGTATCACCACGTTGCTGCTTCTGTGAGGTCGCCTGCTACTTAATTgttattattcattattttttttatttttttcttttttttttgagcttTTGAACGTAAATTACATTTTAACTGATTATCATCTAGATGGAATATGTTATTATTTCACGAGACATATTTATAAGTTCATTGCAAAGACATATATTCACCGCATACACCTTGAAGTGAGTTCggtataattaaaaacaaacgaaTACCAAAACAGCGCATGGTTTGCTGCGGAAAAGGTCACCACTACTAAATCAGATGTAAGATTAAAGAGAAAGTTGCACAAGCTTCTTGATGCCCTTCAAAATCACTGGCGTTCGTTGTCTTTACCGTATGTCGCaacttttaaacatttcattcagcatttttcatttttgagttaatatttacacatttttttttgtgtgcatCATAGTTTCTATTTCACCGCCTTATGTTTTGGTGCATATGTGTACTGATGAATTTTTGCTTGTTTCTCCTATCATTAAAGTGTCATTAAAATGTAAATGGGGCAaagttcatatattttgtaCACTTTCACCAAAAATaatctgaaattaaattaaacactaACAACGTTCATAACAACAAAATAGCAGACAAGGGT
This genomic window contains:
- the Or10a gene encoding odorant receptor 10a — protein: MNFRFLSRTFPLRDYYFYVPKLCLGALGFWPLNTSAPHASNVWAWGNLIILTIGVFTEIHAGCSVLKTDLELALDTLCPAGTSAVTLLKMALIYYYRKDLAWVLKQLRDLVYEPDVSINTVKKHTVRAHAVMAARLNFIPFVMGFITCTSYNLKPLLMTLILYVQGQEPMWKLPFNMTMPSFLLHAPYFPLTYIFTAYTGYITIFMYGGCDAFYFEFCSNTAALLELLQNDLKSIINFDKLILTTEESTMLEWRLVQFIKRHNDIIELTRFFCKRYTVITLAHFVSAGIVIGASIFDLMTFTGFGIVIYIGYTIAVLGQLFIYCYGGSMVAESSVQLATVAFGCDWHACNPRLRRYVLMIIIRSQRAINMSVPFFAPSLVTFTSILQTSGSIIALASSFK